The Salvelinus namaycush isolate Seneca chromosome 1, SaNama_1.0, whole genome shotgun sequence genome has a window encoding:
- the LOC120049485 gene encoding uncharacterized protein LOC120049485 isoform X3 yields MDPGQEQYHHLYNPWIQARGSRYHHLYNPWIQARGSRYHHLYNPWIQARGSRYHHLYNPWIQDRGSRYHHLYNPWIQDRGSRYHHLYNPWIQDRGSRYHHLYNPWIQDRGSRYHHLYNPWIQARGSTTISTTHGSRTGAVDTTISTTHGSRTGAVDTTISTTHGSRPGAVPPSLQPMDPGQGQYHHLYNPWIQARGSRYHHLYNPWIQDRGSRYHHLYNPWIQARGSTTISTTHGSRPGAVDTTISTTHGSRTGAVDTTISTTHGSRPEAVPPSLQPMDPGQGQYHHLYNPWIQDRGSRYHHLYNPWIQARGSTTISTTHGSRPGAVDTTISTTHGSRTGAVPPSLQPMDPGQGQ; encoded by the exons aTGGATCCAGGCCAGGAGCAGtaccaccatctctacaacccaTGGATCCAGGCCAGGGGCAGTAGAtaccaccatctctacaacccaTGGATCCAGGCCAGGGGCAGTAGAtaccaccatctctacaacccaTGGATCCAGGCCAGGGGCAGTAGAtaccaccatctctacaacccaTGGATCCAGGACAGGGGCAGTAGAtaccaccatctctacaacccaTGGATCCAG GACAGGGGCAGTAGAtaccaccatctctacaacccaTGGATCCAGGACAGGGGCAGTAGAtaccaccatctctacaacccaTGGATCCAGGACAGGGGCAGTAGAtaccaccatctctacaacccaTGGATCCAGGCCAGGGGCAGtaccaccatctctacaacccaTGGATCCAGGACAGGGGCAGTAGAtaccaccatctctacaacccaTGGATCCAGGACAGGGGCAGTAGAtaccaccatctctacaacccaTGGATCCAGGCCAGGGGCAGtaccaccatctctacaacccaTGGATCCAGGCCAGGGGCAGtaccaccatctctacaacccaTGGATCCAGGCCAGGGGCAGTAGAtaccaccatctctacaacccaTGGATCCAGGACAGGGGCAGTAGAtaccaccatctctacaacccaTGGATCCAGGCCAGGGGCAGtaccaccatctctacaacccaTGGATCCAGGCCAGGGGCAGTAGAtaccaccatctctacaacccaTGGATCCAGGACAGGGGCAGTAGAtaccaccatctctacaacccaTGGATCCAGGCCAGAGGCAGtaccaccatctctacaacccaTGGATCCAGGACAGGGGCAGtaccaccatctctacaacccaTGGATCCAGGACAGGGGCAGTAGAtaccaccatctctacaacccaTGGATCCAGGCCAGAGGCAGtaccaccatctctacaacccaTGGATCCAGGCCAGGGGCAGTAGAtaccaccatctctacaacccaTGGATCCAGGACAGGGGCAGtaccaccatctctacaacccaTGGATCCAGGCCAGGGGCAGTAG
- the LOC120049485 gene encoding uncharacterized protein LOC120049485 isoform X2, translated as MDPGQEQYHHLYNPWIQARGSRYHHLYNPWIQARGSRYHHLYNPWIQARGSRYHHLYNPWIQDRGSRYHHLYNPWIQDRGSRYHHLYNPWIQDRGSRYHHLYNPWIQDRGSRYHHLYNPWIQARGSTTISTTHGSRTGAVDTTISTTHGSRTGAVDTTISTTHGSRPGAVPPSLQPMDPGQGQYHHLYNPWIQARGSRYHHLYNPWIQDRGSRYHHLYNPWIQARGSTTISTTHGSRPGAVDTTISTTHGSRTGAVDTTISTTHGSRPEAVPPSLQPMDPGQGQYHHLYNPWIQDRGSRYHHLYNPWIQARGSTTISTTHGSRPGAVDTTISTTHGSRTGAVDTTISTTHGSRPGAVPPSLQPMDPGQGQ; from the exons aTGGATCCAGGCCAGGAGCAGtaccaccatctctacaacccaTGGATCCAGGCCAGGGGCAGTAGAtaccaccatctctacaacccaTGGATCCAGGCCAGGGGCAGTAGAtaccaccatctctacaacccaTGGATCCAGGCCAGGGGCAGTAGAtaccaccatctctacaacccaTGGATCCAGGACAGGGGCAGTAGAtaccaccatctctacaacccaTGGATCCAG GACAGGGGCAGTAGAtaccaccatctctacaacccaTGGATCCAGGACAGGGGCAGTAGAtaccaccatctctacaacccaTGGATCCAGGACAGGGGCAGTAGAtaccaccatctctacaacccaTGGATCCAGGCCAGGGGCAGtaccaccatctctacaacccaTGGATCCAGGACAGGGGCAGTAGAtaccaccatctctacaacccaTGGATCCAGGACAGGGGCAGTAGAtaccaccatctctacaacccaTGGATCCAGGCCAGGGGCAGtaccaccatctctacaacccaTGGATCCAGGCCAGGGGCAGtaccaccatctctacaacccaTGGATCCAGGCCAGGGGCAGTAGAtaccaccatctctacaacccaTGGATCCAGGACAGGGGCAGTAGAtaccaccatctctacaacccaTGGATCCAGGCCAGGGGCAGtaccaccatctctacaacccaTGGATCCAGGCCAGGGGCAGTAGAtaccaccatctctacaacccaTGGATCCAGGACAGGGGCAGTAGAtaccaccatctctacaacccaTGGATCCAGGCCAGAGGCAGtaccaccatctctacaacccaTGGATCCAGGACAGGGGCAGtaccaccatctctacaacccaTGGATCCAGGACAGGGGCAGTAGAtaccaccatctctacaacccaTGGATCCAGGCCAGAGGCAGtaccaccatctctacaacccaTGGATCCAGGCCAGGGGCAGTAGAtaccaccatctctacaacccaTGGATCCAGGACAG GGGCAGTAGAtaccaccatctctacaacccaTGGATCCAGGCCAGGGGCAGtaccaccatctctacaacccaTGGATCCAGGCCAGGGGCAGTAG
- the LOC120049485 gene encoding uncharacterized protein LOC120049485 isoform X1, translating into MDPGQEQYHHLYNPWIQARGSRYHHLYNPWIQARGSRYHHLYNPWIQARGSRYHHLYNPWIQDRGSRYHHLYNPWIQDRGSRYHHLYNPWIQDRGSRYHHLYNPWIQDRGSRYHHLYNPWIQARGSTTISTTHGSRTGAVDTTISTTHGSRTGAVDTTISTTHGSRPGAVPPSLQPMDPGQGQYHHLYNPWIQARGSRYHHLYNPWIQDRGSRYHHLYNPWIQARGSTTISTTHGSRPGAVDTTISTTHGSRTGAVDTTISTTHGSRPEAVPPSLQPMDPGQGQYHHLYNPWIQDRGSRYHHLYNPWIQARGSTTISTTHGSRPGAVDTTISTTHGSRTGAVDTTISTTHGSRTGAVPPSLQPMDPGQGQ; encoded by the exons aTGGATCCAGGCCAGGAGCAGtaccaccatctctacaacccaTGGATCCAGGCCAGGGGCAGTAGAtaccaccatctctacaacccaTGGATCCAGGCCAGGGGCAGTAGAtaccaccatctctacaacccaTGGATCCAGGCCAGGGGCAGTAGAtaccaccatctctacaacccaTGGATCCAGGACAGGGGCAGTAGAtaccaccatctctacaacccaTGGATCCAG GACAGGGGCAGTAGAtaccaccatctctacaacccaTGGATCCAGGACAGGGGCAGTAGAtaccaccatctctacaacccaTGGATCCAGGACAGGGGCAGTAGAtaccaccatctctacaacccaTGGATCCAGGCCAGGGGCAGtaccaccatctctacaacccaTGGATCCAGGACAGGGGCAGTAGAtaccaccatctctacaacccaTGGATCCAGGACAGGGGCAGTAGAtaccaccatctctacaacccaTGGATCCAGGCCAGGGGCAGtaccaccatctctacaacccaTGGATCCAGGCCAGGGGCAGtaccaccatctctacaacccaTGGATCCAGGCCAGGGGCAGTAGAtaccaccatctctacaacccaTGGATCCAGGACAGGGGCAGTAGAtaccaccatctctacaacccaTGGATCCAGGCCAGGGGCAGtaccaccatctctacaacccaTGGATCCAGGCCAGGGGCAGTAGAtaccaccatctctacaacccaTGGATCCAGGACAGGGGCAGTAGAtaccaccatctctacaacccaTGGATCCAGGCCAGAGGCAGtaccaccatctctacaacccaTGGATCCAGGACAGGGGCAGtaccaccatctctacaacccaTGGATCCAGGACAGGGGCAGTAGAtaccaccatctctacaacccaTGGATCCAGGCCAGAGGCAGtaccaccatctctacaacccaTGGATCCAGGCCAGGGGCAGTAGAtaccaccatctctacaacccaTGGATCCAGGACAG GGGCAGTAGAtaccaccatctctacaacccaTGGATCCAGGACAGGGGCAGtaccaccatctctacaacccaTGGATCCAGGCCAGGGGCAGTAG